A region from the Silene latifolia isolate original U9 population chromosome 7, ASM4854445v1, whole genome shotgun sequence genome encodes:
- the LOC141592631 gene encoding tyrosine decarboxylase 1-like, with protein MNSNNTSLMDFNPLDTNTLHSETTKAIDFIAKYYNDVEKYPVRCPLEPGYLRGLVSDCPPSLPESVDKIIENIGTKIVPGLTHWQSPNFFAYFPASASNAGLLGEILCAGLNVVGFNWISSPAATELEVIVMDWMAKLLNLPQEFLFSGGGGGVMHGSACEALVCTLAAARDQALAKHGFEKIIKLVVYGSDQTHFSFHKAAKLVGIPPQNIRVLPTSSSQNFELSPLVLKTAIEADIAQGLVPLYVCATVGTTSSTSVDPIHGLGLVARAYGAWVHVDAAYAGNACICPEYRHYLDGVELVDSISMNPHKWLLTNHDCSCLWLKNPKTLVDSLSTKPEILRNKATDLGDVIDYKDWQIALSRRFRALKLWIVISRCGSANLIAHIRSDIELAKYFESLIKQDTRFELVVPRKFALVCFRVRPVGVDASGNVMNQKLLEDINSSGEAYMTHAMLGGTFAIRCAIGASLTEKNHIDKLWNLIQDKATKRVAAYTMH; from the exons ATGAACTCCAATAATACATCCCTTATGGATTTCAATCCATTAGACACAAACACATTACACAGTGAAACTACCAAAGCAATAGATTTCATAGCCAAGTATTACAATGATGTCGAAAAATATCCGGTACGCTGTCCACTTGAACCCGGTTATCTTCGAGGGCTCGTATCGGATTGTCCTCCGTCATTACCGGAATCCGTAGATAAAATAATCGAGAATATTGGCACAAAAATTGTGCCTGGCCTAACTCATTGGCAAAGTCCTAATTTTTTTGCTTATTTTCCAGCTAGTGCAAGCAATGCTGGATTGCTTGGAGAGATACTTTGCGCAGGGCTCAATGTCGTGGGTTTCAATTGGATATCGTCGCCGGCCGCCACGGAGCTCGAGGTTATTGTTATGGATTGGATGGCAAAATTGTTGAATCTTCCTCAAGAGTTCTTGTTTTCCGGTGGAGGAGGCGGCGTCATGCATG gAAGTGCATGTGAGGCACTAGTGTGCACTCTAGCAGCAGCAAGAGATCAAGCCTTGGCCAAACACGGTTTCGAAAAAATAATCAAGTTGGTTGTTTACGGTTCGGACCAAACCCACTTTTCATTCCATAAGGCCGCTAAACTGGTGGGAATTCCTCCCCAAAATATCAGGGTACTCCCAACTTCATCATCTCAGAACTTTGAACTATCGCCATTGGTTCTGAAGACGGCAATTGAAGCCGATATTGCCCAAGGGTTGGTGCCGCTGTATGTCTGTGCCACCGTTGGCACTACCTCGTCTACTTCTGTCGACCCTATTCATGGCTTGGGCTTGGTTGCTAGAGCTTATGGTGCCTGGGTGCATGTTGATGCGGCTTATGCAG GAAATGCATGTATATGTCCAGAATATAGGCACTACTTGGACGGAGTCGAACTCGTTGATTCAATAAGCATGAACCCACACAAATGGCTCCTAACAAACCACGATTGTTCATGCCTATGGCTCAAGAACCCTAAAACATTAGTCGATTCGCTTTCCACAAAACCCGAGATCTTAAGAAACAAAGCTACAGATTTAGGGGATGTAATAGATTACAAGGACTGGCAAATTGCTCTAAGTCGTCGATTTCGAGCTCTTAAGCTATGGATAGTTATTTCCCGATGTGGTTCAGCTAATCTGATTGCTCATATAAGAAGTGACATAGAGTTGGCTAAGTATTTCGAATCACTGATCAAGCAAGACACAAGATTCGAGCTAGTGGTGCCTCGGAAATTCGCTTTGGTTTGCTTTAGGGTAAGGCCAGTTGGGGTTGatgcaagtggaaatgtaatgAACCAAAAGTTATTAGAAGATATAAACTCAAGTGGTGAAGCATACATGACTCATGCAATGTTAGGCGGTACCTTTGCCATACGATGTGCTATCGGGGCAAGTTTAACCGAAAAGAATCACATTGATAAGCTTTGGAACCTTATTCAAGACAAGGCTACTAAGAGAGTAGCGGCTTATACAATGCATTGA
- the LOC141592633 gene encoding tyrosine decarboxylase 1-like, translating into MNSNLTPTDFKPLDTNTLHNETSKAIDFLAKYYNDVETYPVRCQLEPGYLRELVSDCPPSLPESVDKIIEDINTKIVPGLTHWQSPNFFAYFQANASNAGLLGELLCSGLNVVGFNWISSPAATELEVIVMDWMAKLLNLPQEFLFSGGGGGVMHGSTCEALVCTLAAARDQALAKHGFEKISKLVVYSSDQTHFSFQKAAKLVGIPPQNIRALPTSSSQDFELSPLILKTAIEADIAQGLVPLYVCATIGTTPSASVDPIHGLGLVARAYGTWLHVDAAYAGSACICPEYRHYLDGVELADSISMNLHKWLLSNMDCSCLWLKTPKTLVDSLSTKPEILSNKATDFGDVIDYKDWQIALSRRFRALKLWIVISRCGSANLMAHIRSDIELAKYFESLIEQDTRFELVVPRKFALVCFRLRPIGVDASGNVMNQKLLEDINSSGEAYMIHAILGGTFTIRCAIGGCLTEKNHIDKLWNLIQEKAAKRVEVYTMH; encoded by the exons ATGAATTCTAACTTAACTCCAACGGATTTTAAACCATTAGACACAAACACATTACACAATGAAACTTCTAAGGCAATAGACTTTTTAGCCAAATACTACAATGATGTCGAAACATATCCGGTACGCTGTCAACTTGAACCCGGTTATCTTCGAGAGCTCGTATCGGATTGTCCTCCGTCCTTACCCGAATCCGTAGATAAAATAATTGAGGATATTAATACAAAGATAGTCCCTGGCTTAACTCATTGGCAGAGTCCTAATTTCTTTGCTTATTTTCAAGCTAATGCAAGCAATGCTGGATTATTGGGAGAGTTACTTTGCTCAGGGCTCAATGTCGTGGGGTTCAATTGGATTTCGTCGCCGGCTGCCACGGAGCTCGAGGTTATTGTTATGGATTGGATGGCAAAATTGTTGAATCTTCCTCAAGAGTTCTTGTTTTCCGGTGGAGGAGGAGGTGTCATGCATG GGAGTACATGTGAGGCGCTAGTATGCACTCTAGCAGCAGCAAGAGATCAAGCCTTAGCCAAACACGGTTTCGAGAAAATAAGCAAGTTGGTTGTTTACAGTTCGGACCAAACCCACTTTTCATTCCAGAAGGCCGCTAAACTCGTGGGAATTCCTCCTCAAAATATCAGGGCACTCCCAACTTCATCATCTCAGGACTTTGAACTATCACCATTGATTCTGAAGACGGCAATTGAAGCCGATATTGCCCAAGGGTTAGTGCCGCTGTATGTCTGTGCCACCATTGGCACTACCCCGTCTGCTTCTGTCGACCCTATTCATGGCTTGGGCTTAGTTGCTAGAGCTTATGGTACTTGGCTTCATGTTGATGCGGCTTATGCAG GAAGTGCTTGTATATGTCCAGAATATAGGCACTACTTGGATGGAGTCGAACTCGCTGATTCAATAAGCATGAACCTACACAAGTGGCTCCTATCAAACATGGATTGCTCATGCCTATGGCTCAAGACCCCTAAAACATTAGTCGATTCACTTTCTacaaaacccgaaatcttaagcAATAAAGCTACTGACTTCGGGGATGTAATAGATTATAAGGACTGGCAAATTGCCCTAAGTCGTCGCTTTCGAGCTCTTAAGCTATGGATAGTGATTTCCCGATGTGGTTCAGCTAATCTGATGGCTCATATAAGAAGTGACATAGAGTTGGCTAAGTATTTCGAATCACTGATCGAGCAAGACACAAGATTCGAGCTAGTGGTGCCTCGGAAATTCGCTCTGGTTTGCTTTAGGCTAAGGCCAATTGGGGTTGATGCAAGTGGAAATGTGATGAACCAAAAGTTACTTGAAGACATAAACTCCAGTGGTGAAGCATACATGATTCACGCAATTTTAGGTGGTACCTTTACCATACGGTGTGCTATTGGGGGATGTTTAACGGAAAAGAATCACATTGATAAGCTTTGGAACCTTATTCAAGAAAAGGCTGCTAAGAGGGTAGAGGTTTATACAATGCATTGA